One part of the Natronorubrum sediminis genome encodes these proteins:
- a CDS encoding alpha/beta fold hydrolase: MDLVTHHGRETAYDVADRGGDGPPICFVHGSGASRNIWRSQHRLADRHPIVELDLSGHGESDDIAASVGYTTLSAYADDVLAVVEETESRVLVGNSLGGAVVMHILLEREYDPDAVVLTGAGARLGVLDDLLEWLANDFERAVEFLHGPNRLFHDPDPRLEDVSKQQLNDTGQSVTHRDFLTCHGFDVRDELSEIEPPVLAMYGEYDQLTPPWFHEYLAEEIPDAWIAELADAAHLAMLEQPESFNGAVGEFLDIVYNYRSPE; this comes from the coding sequence ATGGACTTGGTAACACATCACGGACGGGAGACGGCGTACGACGTCGCCGACCGCGGCGGCGACGGGCCACCGATCTGTTTCGTCCACGGGAGCGGTGCCTCACGAAACATCTGGCGATCACAGCATCGTCTCGCCGATCGACATCCGATCGTGGAGCTCGATTTGAGCGGTCACGGCGAGTCTGACGACATCGCCGCCAGTGTGGGGTACACGACGCTCTCAGCGTACGCCGACGACGTACTGGCCGTCGTCGAGGAGACCGAGAGTCGGGTACTCGTCGGCAACTCGCTCGGGGGAGCCGTCGTGATGCACATCCTTCTCGAGCGCGAGTACGACCCTGACGCCGTCGTCCTGACGGGAGCCGGCGCGCGACTCGGCGTCCTCGACGACTTACTCGAGTGGCTGGCGAACGACTTCGAGAGAGCCGTCGAGTTCCTTCACGGGCCAAACCGGCTCTTTCACGACCCCGATCCGCGACTCGAGGACGTATCGAAACAGCAACTCAACGACACCGGTCAATCGGTCACACATCGAGATTTCCTCACCTGCCACGGGTTCGACGTTCGAGACGAGCTTTCGGAAATCGAGCCACCCGTCCTCGCAATGTATGGCGAGTACGATCAGCTCACACCACCCTGGTTCCACGAGTACCTCGCCGAGGAGATTCCCGACGCCTGGATCGCCGAACTCGCGGATGCGGCTCACCTGGCGATGCTCGAACAACCCGAGTCCTTCAACGGTGCCGTCGGCGAGTTTCTCGACATCGTTTATAACTATCGCTCGCCTGAGTGA
- a CDS encoding GNAT family N-acetyltransferase, translating to MSVNIDSRVVPPGNDDLVDAAWQLKEEINRQEGVLKQRRNFFSDAFRRSTVHCYVQEGELVGFAAVRRDGYILFLAVSPKLRGEGIGKQLIARVAADNDTITCHARTSNENALQFYEHLGFEIKRRIDDYYEDGGDAYYLKLGSDVGITDKISDLMRR from the coding sequence GTGAGCGTCAACATCGACAGTCGTGTCGTCCCGCCGGGCAACGACGACCTCGTCGACGCGGCCTGGCAACTCAAAGAGGAGATCAATCGCCAGGAAGGCGTACTCAAGCAGCGACGCAACTTCTTCTCCGATGCGTTTCGTCGTTCGACGGTCCACTGTTACGTTCAGGAAGGCGAGCTAGTCGGATTTGCAGCCGTTCGTCGCGACGGATACATCCTCTTTCTAGCAGTGTCGCCCAAACTCCGCGGCGAGGGAATCGGCAAGCAACTGATCGCCCGCGTCGCAGCGGACAACGATACGATCACCTGCCACGCTCGAACGAGCAACGAAAACGCCCTCCAGTTCTACGAACATCTCGGCTTCGAGATTAAACGCCGAATCGACGACTACTACGAGGACGGCGGCGACGCCTACTACCTGAAACTCGGCTCCGACGTCGGCATCACCGACAAAATCTCGGATCTGATGCGACGCTAA
- the panB gene encoding 3-methyl-2-oxobutanoate hydroxymethyltransferase has product MATVRDVRTKAGEEAITMLTAYDAPTAGIVDDAGVDIILVGDSVGNVVLGHETTVPVSVDGMAHHVGAVARATEEALVVADMPFLSFGVDEAQSLENAGRMLKEEGAQAVKLESGPHTVSLTEKMVQLGIPVMAHLGLTPQHVNQYGGYPRQGTDQEAAERMLELALEHEEAGAFSLVLEHVPANLAAEITDALDIPTIGIGAGPDCDGQVLVFDDAVGISEWTPSFSEQFGNVRAEMESAVDDYVSAVESGSFPAEEHSHEESDLEELY; this is encoded by the coding sequence ATGGCTACCGTGCGGGATGTCAGAACGAAGGCAGGGGAGGAAGCGATCACGATGCTAACGGCCTACGATGCTCCGACGGCAGGGATCGTCGACGACGCTGGGGTCGACATCATCCTCGTCGGAGACAGCGTCGGCAACGTCGTCCTCGGCCACGAGACGACCGTTCCCGTCTCCGTCGATGGTATGGCCCACCACGTCGGTGCAGTCGCTCGTGCGACCGAGGAGGCGCTTGTCGTCGCCGACATGCCGTTTCTCTCCTTCGGCGTGGACGAAGCCCAGAGTCTCGAGAACGCCGGACGGATGCTCAAAGAGGAGGGCGCACAGGCCGTCAAACTCGAGAGCGGCCCACACACCGTTTCCCTCACCGAGAAGATGGTCCAACTCGGCATTCCGGTGATGGCTCACCTCGGATTGACCCCACAACACGTCAACCAGTACGGCGGCTACCCACGGCAGGGAACCGATCAGGAGGCCGCCGAGCGGATGCTCGAGTTGGCGCTCGAACACGAGGAGGCGGGGGCCTTCTCGCTCGTTTTAGAGCACGTTCCCGCCAATCTCGCCGCAGAAATCACCGACGCGCTCGACATTCCGACGATCGGAATCGGGGCCGGACCCGACTGCGACGGCCAGGTTCTCGTCTTCGACGACGCCGTCGGCATCAGCGAGTGGACGCCATCGTTCTCCGAGCAGTTCGGGAACGTCCGCGCGGAGATGGAGTCGGCCGTCGACGACTACGTCTCGGCCGTCGAATCCGGCTCGTTCCCAGCCGAAGAGCATAGTCACGAGGAGAGCGACCTCGAGGAGTTGTACTGA
- a CDS encoding DUF7127 family protein: protein MSLEQFTRNEGQVARRFQYDDAVVFAVDFGASEPEASVDLVDETVIVVIGEDQYEFELPETAHEAHTFIKNGVLTVELEGDL from the coding sequence ATGAGTCTCGAACAATTCACCCGAAACGAGGGACAGGTTGCTCGTCGCTTCCAATACGACGATGCAGTGGTGTTCGCCGTCGACTTCGGGGCCAGCGAACCCGAGGCCTCGGTCGATCTCGTCGACGAAACCGTTATCGTCGTCATCGGCGAGGACCAGTACGAATTCGAACTGCCCGAGACGGCACATGAGGCGCACACGTTTATCAAAAACGGCGTCCTCACTGTCGAACTGGAGGGCGATCTATGA
- a CDS encoding archease: MTRSQDERFELRDHTADIAVEATGDSLEDVFGAVADGLAAASCDSIPEEATERFSLEVSAEGLEALLFDYLDELIYLRDVRAELPVDHHVEQIRGPEDESAADATGTTDDTDTAAADEWVLEASARGVSLADIHAREIKAVTYSEMRLERFDDDGGGDGWEAYVVFDV; encoded by the coding sequence ATGACACGATCACAGGACGAGCGGTTCGAACTCCGCGACCACACGGCTGACATCGCGGTCGAAGCGACCGGCGACTCCCTCGAGGACGTCTTCGGTGCCGTCGCCGACGGACTCGCAGCCGCCTCCTGTGATTCGATTCCGGAGGAGGCGACGGAGCGCTTTTCCCTCGAGGTGAGCGCCGAAGGTCTCGAGGCCCTCCTGTTTGACTATCTCGACGAACTGATATACCTGCGAGACGTGCGAGCGGAACTCCCGGTCGACCACCACGTCGAGCAAATTCGAGGGCCAGAGGACGAATCTGCGGCCGACGCGACAGGGACGACCGACGACACCGACACAGCTGCTGCCGACGAGTGGGTGCTCGAGGCCAGCGCGCGCGGCGTCTCACTCGCGGATATCCACGCTCGAGAGATCAAAGCGGTGACGTACTCGGAGATGCGCCTCGAGCGGTTCGACGATGACGGCGGGGGAGACGGCTGGGAAGCGTACGTCGTCTTCGACGTCTGA
- a CDS encoding MFS transporter, with protein sequence MGLDENDSAIASFTMLAHGIVHWFELAIPILLVVWLEAFDASVALVGVIVALGYAPFGLGALPAGVLVDRYGPRKLVLVCLTGMSVAFATLAIAPSIYAIAISLLCWGVLASIYHPAGLALISTGVERRGTVFARHGIAGNVGIALGPFATATLLLAFDWRLVIVILAIPGILATLYGLRLEFDPTAALDSTNPEERASTEGRNESGGVSEFLTNSRTLFASSFLLVFAIVTFVGLYYRGVLTYLPELLHGLPAMDGIEPPGGLEELSLGDYVYVGLLVAGMAGQYVGGKLTDRIAVSRGLVVVFLGLAILAPAFVPVSSMGLLAVVAYCLVLGFSLFAIEPFYQEAVAVYTPPETRGLSYGYTYLGMFGLGALSISLGGFLLDHVSVAALFATLALFALVGAAISVRLVIRPRPSGGDSSTHSSSGADD encoded by the coding sequence GTGGGACTCGATGAGAACGACAGCGCCATCGCCTCGTTCACCATGCTCGCCCACGGAATCGTCCACTGGTTCGAACTGGCGATTCCGATTTTGCTCGTCGTCTGGCTCGAGGCCTTCGACGCGAGCGTCGCGCTCGTTGGCGTGATCGTCGCCCTCGGCTACGCACCGTTCGGACTCGGCGCGTTGCCCGCCGGCGTCCTGGTCGATCGCTACGGCCCGCGAAAACTCGTGTTAGTCTGTCTCACCGGGATGAGCGTCGCGTTCGCGACGCTGGCGATCGCACCGTCGATCTACGCCATCGCGATCAGTCTCCTCTGTTGGGGTGTTCTCGCCAGCATCTACCATCCGGCGGGGCTCGCACTCATCAGTACGGGTGTCGAACGCCGCGGGACGGTTTTCGCCCGGCACGGCATCGCCGGCAACGTCGGGATCGCACTCGGGCCGTTTGCGACGGCGACCTTGCTGCTCGCGTTCGATTGGCGACTCGTCATCGTGATTCTCGCGATACCGGGGATTCTGGCGACGCTCTACGGCCTCCGCCTCGAGTTCGATCCGACTGCTGCACTCGATTCGACGAATCCAGAAGAGCGTGCCTCGACTGAGGGTCGAAACGAATCTGGCGGCGTGAGCGAGTTCCTCACCAATTCGCGAACGCTGTTCGCGAGTTCGTTTCTCCTCGTCTTCGCGATCGTCACGTTCGTCGGCCTCTACTACCGCGGGGTGTTAACCTACCTTCCAGAGTTACTCCACGGACTGCCGGCGATGGACGGGATCGAGCCGCCGGGCGGCCTCGAGGAACTCTCCCTCGGCGATTACGTCTACGTCGGGTTGCTCGTCGCGGGAATGGCTGGACAGTACGTCGGCGGGAAGTTGACCGATCGCATCGCCGTCTCGAGGGGGCTCGTCGTCGTCTTCCTCGGGTTGGCGATTCTCGCGCCAGCGTTCGTCCCGGTGTCGTCGATGGGGCTGCTCGCCGTCGTCGCCTACTGTCTCGTCCTCGGCTTCTCGCTGTTCGCCATCGAGCCCTTCTATCAGGAAGCCGTTGCGGTCTACACGCCGCCGGAGACGCGCGGGCTTTCCTACGGCTACACGTATCTGGGTATGTTCGGACTCGGGGCGCTCAGCATCTCTCTGGGCGGGTTCTTGCTCGATCACGTCTCGGTCGCCGCCCTCTTCGCGACGCTCGCGTTGTTCGCCCTCGTCGGTGCAGCAATCTCCGTCAGGCTGGTGATTCGCCCACGTCCGTCCGGTGGCGACTCGAGCACCCACTCGAGTAGCGGTGCTGACGATTGA
- a CDS encoding CDC48 family AAA ATPase translates to MKLTVKPLKQKDAGRGLAAIDRVSMRELDLENGDYILIEGKDDNQAVARVWPGYPEDEGRGIVRIDGRLRQEANVGIDDSVTIEPADVKPAKSVTVALPQNLRIRGDIGPLVRDKLSGQAVTEGQTVPFSLSFGPMASSGQSVPLKIASTSPSGTVVITDSTNIDISETPAEQVSSGGPGTSAEGVPNVTYEDIGGLDDELDQVREMIELPMRHPELFQQLGIEPPKGVLLHGPPGTGKTLMAKAVANEIDAHFETISGPEIMSKYYGESEEQLREVFEEAEENAPAIIFIDELDSIAAKREEAGGDVERRVVAQLLSLMDGLEERGRVTVIAATNRIDDIDPALRRGGRFDREIEIGVPDKDGRKEILQVHTRGMPLVEGIDLEHYATNTHGFVGADLESLAREGAMNALRRIRPDLDLEEDEIDAEVLESLEVTEGDFKEALKGIQPSAMREVFVEVPDVTWNDVGGLGDTKERLRETIQWPLDYPEVFEAMDMEAAKGVMMFGPPGTGKTLLAKAVANEAESNFISIKGPELLNKYVGESEKGVREIFEKARSNAPTVIFFDEIDSIAGERGQRQADSGVGERVVSQLLTELDGLEELEDVVVIATTNRPDLIDKALLRPGRLDRHVHVPVPDEDARRKIFEVHTRDKPLADAVDLDQLAAETEGYVGADIEAVTREASMAASREFINSVDPDDIDDTIGNVRIGTEHFEHALEEVKPSVTPETRERYEEIEEQFQQAEPAEEQDQLGRTFQ, encoded by the coding sequence ATGAAACTCACCGTCAAACCACTGAAACAGAAGGACGCAGGCCGTGGACTGGCTGCGATCGACCGCGTCTCGATGCGCGAACTCGACCTCGAGAACGGCGATTACATCCTCATCGAAGGGAAAGACGACAATCAGGCCGTCGCGCGCGTCTGGCCCGGCTATCCCGAAGACGAGGGTCGTGGGATCGTTCGGATCGACGGTCGCCTTCGACAGGAGGCGAACGTCGGCATCGACGATAGCGTGACGATCGAGCCAGCGGACGTCAAACCCGCCAAGTCGGTGACGGTCGCGCTTCCACAGAACCTCCGAATCCGCGGTGACATCGGTCCGCTCGTCCGTGACAAGCTGAGCGGACAGGCCGTCACCGAAGGGCAAACGGTTCCGTTCTCGCTTTCGTTCGGCCCGATGGCTAGCTCTGGTCAGTCGGTCCCGCTGAAGATCGCGAGTACGTCGCCGTCGGGAACCGTCGTCATCACGGACTCGACGAACATCGATATCTCCGAGACGCCGGCCGAGCAGGTCAGTTCCGGTGGCCCCGGCACCTCCGCCGAGGGCGTCCCGAACGTCACCTACGAGGACATCGGTGGGCTGGACGACGAACTCGACCAGGTCCGCGAGATGATCGAGTTGCCGATGCGCCATCCCGAGTTATTCCAGCAACTCGGTATCGAGCCGCCGAAAGGTGTCCTCTTGCACGGTCCACCAGGGACTGGCAAGACGCTGATGGCGAAGGCCGTCGCCAACGAGATCGACGCCCACTTCGAGACGATCTCCGGCCCGGAGATCATGTCGAAGTACTACGGCGAGAGCGAGGAACAACTCCGTGAGGTCTTCGAGGAAGCAGAGGAGAACGCCCCCGCGATTATCTTCATCGACGAACTCGACTCCATCGCCGCCAAACGCGAGGAAGCCGGTGGCGACGTCGAGCGCCGCGTCGTTGCACAGCTTCTCTCGCTGATGGACGGACTCGAGGAACGCGGTCGCGTTACCGTCATCGCTGCGACGAACCGTATCGACGACATCGATCCCGCACTCCGCCGCGGCGGCCGATTCGATCGCGAAATCGAGATCGGGGTGCCGGACAAGGACGGTCGCAAGGAGATTCTGCAGGTTCACACCCGCGGAATGCCACTCGTGGAGGGGATCGACCTCGAGCACTACGCGACGAACACGCACGGTTTCGTCGGTGCCGACCTCGAGAGCCTCGCTCGCGAGGGCGCGATGAACGCGCTCCGTCGAATCCGTCCGGATCTCGATCTCGAGGAAGACGAGATCGACGCCGAAGTCCTCGAGTCGCTCGAGGTCACCGAAGGCGACTTCAAGGAGGCGCTCAAGGGCATTCAACCCTCGGCGATGCGAGAGGTCTTCGTCGAAGTTCCCGACGTCACGTGGAACGACGTCGGTGGACTCGGCGACACGAAAGAACGCCTCCGTGAGACGATCCAGTGGCCACTCGACTACCCCGAGGTCTTCGAGGCCATGGACATGGAAGCGGCCAAAGGCGTCATGATGTTCGGTCCACCCGGTACCGGGAAGACGCTGCTCGCGAAGGCCGTCGCCAACGAGGCCGAGTCGAACTTCATCTCGATCAAAGGCCCCGAACTGCTGAACAAGTACGTCGGGGAGTCCGAGAAAGGAGTCCGCGAAATCTTCGAGAAGGCCCGGTCGAACGCACCGACTGTGATCTTCTTCGACGAAATCGACTCGATCGCTGGCGAACGCGGCCAACGACAGGCCGACTCCGGCGTCGGCGAACGCGTCGTCTCCCAACTGCTGACCGAACTCGACGGACTCGAGGAACTCGAGGACGTCGTCGTCATCGCGACGACCAATCGACCGGATCTGATCGACAAAGCGCTGCTCCGTCCGGGTCGCCTGGACAGGCACGTCCACGTGCCCGTCCCCGACGAGGACGCACGCCGGAAGATCTTCGAGGTGCACACCCGTGACAAGCCACTGGCCGACGCTGTCGACCTCGATCAGCTCGCCGCAGAGACGGAAGGCTACGTCGGTGCAGACATCGAAGCCGTCACTCGCGAGGCCTCGATGGCTGCTAGCCGAGAGTTCATCAACTCCGTCGATCCCGACGACATCGATGACACCATCGGCAACGTCCGGATCGGCACGGAGCACTTCGAGCACGCACTCGAAGAGGTCAAACCGAGCGTGACTCCGGAGACGCGCGAACGCTACGAAGAGATCGAAGAGCAGTTCCAGCAAGCCGAGCCAGCCGAGGAACAGGACCAACTCGGTCGAACGTTCCAGTAA
- a CDS encoding HAD family hydrolase: MSEYDAVVYDMDGTLVDLDVNWDLVATDVLEVYERANVEPPSSDLWDLLGGASDVGLGPDVESAIATHERQGAETAPRLAHAEELLERSVPVGVCSLNCEAACRIALEVHDLAHAVDAVVGRDTVETRKPHPEPLLETVRALEAEPGSSLFVGDSKRDQLTAQRAGVAFEFVGEGPSGV; encoded by the coding sequence ATGAGCGAATACGACGCCGTCGTCTACGATATGGACGGAACCCTCGTCGATCTGGACGTGAACTGGGATCTCGTCGCGACCGACGTCCTCGAGGTGTACGAACGGGCGAACGTCGAACCGCCGAGCAGCGATCTCTGGGATCTTCTCGGTGGGGCAAGCGACGTTGGATTGGGGCCGGACGTCGAGTCGGCAATCGCCACACACGAGCGACAGGGTGCCGAGACTGCGCCACGGCTGGCTCACGCGGAGGAACTCCTCGAGCGATCAGTGCCCGTCGGTGTCTGTTCACTCAACTGCGAGGCTGCCTGCCGAATCGCCCTCGAGGTCCATGACCTCGCTCACGCCGTCGATGCAGTCGTCGGGCGAGACACCGTCGAAACGCGAAAGCCCCACCCAGAGCCGTTGCTCGAGACCGTTCGCGCGCTCGAGGCGGAGCCAGGGTCGTCGCTGTTCGTCGGCGATTCGAAACGAGATCAGCTAACGGCCCAGCGAGCGGGCGTCGCCTTCGAATTCGTCGGTGAGGGTCCATCGGGCGTCTGA
- a CDS encoding DNA replication complex subunit Gins51: MNLDELRSVQSKERQKDSLQNLRPSFYQEVGEYIADLEDERDRVAEQADDPFSSPEVGRLTDEIETAKDVVEAIYERRMGKLVKQASLAAAGMPANDEGLTAEEVDLFDDLVERISSNKSRVLDVLEGVDTDSPASTASDSSVSAAGDGSPGTSDPARSDSSGADHAVPEDPGDDPPPVPPQDSPAASTDDESTQVANADGVDSGVTPADVMGGDGPTVDDEDTSQPSAETEAERDSDGSTTPNEDESSPVERVTVKITRDIGQILGVDEREYSLSTDDIVTLPEQNATPLLEQEAAESLE, encoded by the coding sequence ATGAATTTAGACGAGTTGCGTTCGGTCCAGAGCAAGGAGCGCCAGAAGGACAGCCTCCAGAATCTGCGCCCCTCGTTCTATCAGGAGGTCGGCGAATATATCGCCGATCTCGAGGACGAACGCGATCGCGTCGCCGAACAGGCCGACGATCCCTTTTCCTCGCCCGAAGTCGGCCGACTCACCGACGAGATCGAAACCGCCAAAGACGTCGTCGAAGCCATCTACGAGCGACGAATGGGCAAACTCGTCAAACAGGCGAGTCTCGCCGCGGCCGGAATGCCGGCTAACGACGAAGGCCTGACCGCGGAGGAAGTCGACCTCTTCGACGACCTCGTCGAGCGAATTTCCTCGAACAAATCCCGCGTCCTCGACGTGCTCGAGGGAGTCGACACCGACTCACCGGCGAGCACAGCCAGCGACTCGAGTGTCTCGGCCGCTGGCGACGGTTCGCCCGGTACCAGCGACCCGGCCCGATCGGACTCGAGTGGGGCCGATCACGCTGTCCCCGAGGACCCCGGCGACGACCCACCGCCGGTGCCGCCCCAGGACTCGCCGGCAGCGTCGACGGACGATGAGTCTACTCAAGTGGCGAACGCGGATGGTGTCGACAGTGGCGTCACACCAGCGGACGTAATGGGCGGTGACGGCCCGACGGTCGACGACGAAGACACCTCACAGCCATCCGCGGAAACCGAAGCGGAACGCGATTCGGACGGTTCCACGACTCCCAACGAAGACGAATCGTCGCCCGTCGAACGCGTCACCGTCAAAATCACTCGAGACATCGGACAGATTCTCGGCGTCGACGAGCGCGAGTACTCGCTGTCGACCGACGACATCGTTACGCTCCCCGAACAAAACGCCACACCGTTGCTCGAGCAAGAAGCCGCCGAATCGCTCGAGTGA
- a CDS encoding DUF5822 domain-containing protein has protein sequence MPEPVETTAPEGVDYGWVMQVTFVVTILVGAPIVAVFSLSADLPSWGARAEFAIRVGAPIWFLTAISVFAYAKRHQE, from the coding sequence GTGCCAGAACCCGTCGAAACGACCGCTCCCGAGGGCGTCGACTACGGTTGGGTGATGCAGGTTACCTTCGTCGTCACCATCCTCGTCGGTGCGCCCATCGTCGCTGTATTCTCGCTCTCCGCCGACCTCCCCTCCTGGGGCGCTCGAGCCGAGTTCGCGATTCGTGTGGGTGCCCCAATCTGGTTTTTGACCGCAATTTCGGTCTTCGCGTACGCGAAGCGACACCAGGAGTGA
- the priS gene encoding DNA primase small subunit PriS translates to MEERTRAYLRGRFRDHYRRTEITPPPAANEREWGFIPWTDGPDTTMVRHRSLLELGDISEFLVRKRPRHVYFSAGRFRDPGASSMNEKDWQSADLVFDLDADHLPSVTLGEDSYAEMLAKCKDALMRLLEFLENDFGFEDLEIVFSGGRGYHVHVRDENILHLEREHRREVVDYVRGIGMDFEELIEAETVAGLGRKTPTERRTLEVDGGWGGRTHDHLMAFVDELLELEEEAALERLQAFDGIGEGKATATLNAARNNREQLEAGNVTVHTAVAQLAERFAKQAVERDNAPIDEPVTTDTNRLIRLPGSLHGGSGLKTVRLGRDEIADFDPLDDAVPETFREHEIAVDVTQGGEIELGGDSFTVSEGDQSLREYVAVFLMARGRAEKEKE, encoded by the coding sequence ATGGAGGAGCGAACGAGAGCCTATCTTCGGGGTCGATTTCGTGATCACTACCGACGGACAGAGATCACGCCGCCACCCGCGGCGAACGAACGCGAGTGGGGATTCATCCCCTGGACCGACGGCCCCGACACGACCATGGTCCGTCACCGGTCGCTCCTCGAGTTAGGCGATATCTCGGAGTTTCTCGTCCGAAAACGACCGCGCCACGTCTACTTCTCGGCGGGGCGCTTTCGCGATCCCGGCGCGAGTTCGATGAACGAGAAGGATTGGCAATCGGCCGACCTCGTCTTCGACCTCGACGCCGACCACCTGCCGAGTGTAACCCTCGGCGAGGACTCCTACGCCGAGATGCTCGCGAAGTGTAAAGACGCCCTCATGCGACTCCTCGAGTTCCTCGAGAACGACTTCGGGTTCGAGGACCTCGAGATCGTCTTCTCCGGCGGTCGCGGATACCATGTTCACGTCCGAGACGAGAATATTCTCCACCTCGAGCGCGAACATCGCCGCGAGGTCGTCGATTACGTTCGGGGCATCGGCATGGACTTCGAGGAACTGATCGAGGCCGAAACCGTCGCCGGTCTCGGCCGCAAGACGCCGACGGAGCGACGGACGCTCGAGGTCGACGGCGGCTGGGGCGGGCGCACGCACGACCACCTCATGGCGTTCGTCGACGAGTTGCTCGAACTGGAGGAAGAAGCCGCCCTCGAGCGACTCCAGGCGTTCGACGGAATCGGCGAGGGGAAGGCAACGGCAACGCTCAACGCGGCCCGAAACAACCGCGAGCAACTCGAGGCGGGCAACGTCACCGTCCACACGGCCGTCGCACAGTTGGCCGAGCGATTCGCGAAGCAGGCCGTCGAACGCGACAACGCCCCGATCGACGAGCCCGTGACGACCGACACGAATCGACTCATTCGGCTTCCGGGGAGCCTCCACGGCGGGAGCGGACTGAAGACGGTGCGACTCGGACGCGACGAAATCGCGGACTTCGATCCGCTCGACGACGCCGTCCCAGAGACCTTCCGCGAGCACGAAATTGCCGTCGACGTGACCCAGGGTGGCGAGATCGAACTCGGTGGGGATAGCTTTACGGTCTCGGAGGGAGACCAGTCACTAAGAGAGTACGTTGCCGTGTTCCTGATGGCACGCGGCAGAGCCGAAAAAGAGAAAGAATGA
- a CDS encoding peroxiredoxin, translated as MLDVGDDAPEFELPNQRGDSVRRSDFDGQRLVVYFYPRANTDGCTTEACEFDDAKPAFADLDAHIVGISDDPVDDLESFAGEYDLSFDLLSDEYGEVATLYESYGEKQLFGNTFDGVFRNTYVVGPEGRIEEVYEGVSPEGHAEAVLEDLE; from the coding sequence ATGCTCGACGTTGGCGATGACGCACCCGAGTTCGAACTGCCGAATCAACGCGGCGACTCCGTCCGCCGATCCGATTTCGACGGCCAGCGACTCGTCGTCTACTTCTACCCGCGTGCGAACACCGACGGCTGTACGACCGAGGCCTGTGAGTTCGACGACGCCAAACCGGCGTTCGCGGATCTCGACGCGCACATCGTCGGCATCAGCGACGACCCGGTCGACGACCTCGAGTCCTTCGCCGGAGAGTACGACCTCTCGTTCGACCTGCTCTCGGACGAGTACGGCGAGGTTGCCACCCTGTACGAATCCTACGGCGAGAAGCAACTGTTCGGAAACACGTTCGACGGCGTCTTCCGGAACACCTATGTCGTCGGTCCCGAGGGCCGAATCGAGGAAGTCTACGAGGGTGTGTCGCCCGAGGGCCACGCCGAAGCCGTGCTCGAGGACCTCGAGTGA